In one window of Nakamurella sp. PAMC28650 DNA:
- a CDS encoding GtrA family protein: MTQLITSGPVPAPSTPVAISGTIRAQGIRFVGVGSAGTILQLGLYAATATFIGAQVASIASWLVSTLVTNATHRAVTFGVHGTRRNRSDQLVAFLTCVVGLLITSLVLSELSDADGLSGVIAILAVNTIVGAARFVGMRWWLSASGQRFGSRLGSVASAIRVVLRGHGPISSERSW, encoded by the coding sequence ATGACGCAGTTGATCACCTCAGGGCCGGTACCGGCACCGAGCACACCGGTCGCGATCTCCGGCACGATCCGTGCCCAGGGCATCCGCTTCGTCGGCGTGGGCAGCGCCGGCACCATCCTTCAGCTGGGTCTCTATGCCGCGACCGCCACCTTCATCGGCGCTCAGGTCGCGTCGATCGCCTCCTGGCTGGTCTCCACCCTGGTCACCAATGCCACCCACCGGGCCGTGACCTTCGGCGTGCACGGCACCCGCCGCAACCGTTCCGACCAGCTCGTCGCCTTCCTCACCTGCGTCGTCGGGCTGCTGATCACCTCGTTGGTGCTGTCCGAACTCTCGGACGCGGACGGGCTCTCCGGCGTGATCGCGATCCTTGCGGTCAACACCATCGTCGGTGCCGCCCGCTTCGTCGGCATGCGCTGGTGGCTCAGCGCCTCCGGGCAACGCTTCGGCAGCCGGCTCGGCTCGGTCGCGTCCGCGATCCGTGTCGTCCTCCGCGGGCACGGCCCGATCTCTTCCGAACGCAGCTGGTAG
- a CDS encoding metal-dependent hydrolase has product MRVPTDFGGLGSAGLVGVTRSRRSRQAVLRKDGQVLELIDTRVTFPAGGLRADAEVLAVVEVDRSEASTVDPAVRGAAAEVGALTGLVTTISPFHPVDHGWPDQGPDRGTVTIDGVTVEVVDAVLGATQGVNLLTATNIPVRRGEPGWAFVVVHVLAPGSPVPVVGRRVLLEVDAPYRESLCFGHTACHIAALALNAALADRWRKPVPTDGLGHPNFDGLALVSSRIRPDGARDVYRLGKSLRKRGFDATGLSVEAVAAAANGTLARWVEAGATIAVETEGPGLTDRRTWVCDLPDGQERIACGGTHLQSLDGVAAITVDLDVTDSELTMETEVTRS; this is encoded by the coding sequence GTGCGGGTTCCAACGGACTTCGGTGGCCTGGGGTCTGCCGGACTGGTCGGTGTGACGCGGTCGCGGCGCAGCCGGCAGGCCGTCCTGCGCAAGGATGGGCAGGTGCTCGAACTCATCGATACCCGCGTGACGTTCCCCGCCGGAGGTCTCCGCGCCGATGCCGAGGTGCTGGCCGTCGTCGAGGTCGACAGATCCGAAGCGTCGACGGTCGACCCCGCTGTCAGGGGTGCGGCGGCGGAGGTTGGTGCGCTGACCGGCCTCGTCACGACGATCTCGCCGTTCCATCCGGTCGACCACGGCTGGCCGGACCAGGGTCCGGACCGCGGGACCGTCACGATCGACGGGGTCACCGTCGAAGTCGTCGACGCTGTTCTGGGGGCCACACAAGGTGTGAACTTGCTGACTGCAACTAATATTCCGGTGCGCAGGGGCGAGCCCGGCTGGGCCTTCGTGGTCGTGCACGTGCTGGCTCCCGGCAGTCCCGTTCCGGTCGTCGGTCGACGGGTGCTGCTGGAGGTGGACGCCCCCTACCGCGAGTCGCTGTGCTTCGGGCACACGGCCTGCCACATCGCTGCACTCGCCCTGAATGCCGCGCTGGCGGATCGCTGGCGCAAGCCGGTGCCGACCGATGGCCTGGGCCACCCGAACTTCGACGGATTGGCGCTGGTCTCCTCGCGGATCCGTCCGGATGGGGCCCGCGACGTCTACCGTCTGGGAAAGTCCCTGCGCAAGAGGGGTTTCGACGCGACCGGCCTGTCGGTCGAAGCAGTGGCCGCGGCGGCGAACGGGACACTGGCCCGCTGGGTCGAGGCCGGCGCGACCATCGCCGTGGAGACCGAGGGGCCCGGACTGACCGACCGCCGGACCTGGGTGTGCGACCTGCCGGACGGGCAGGAACGAATCGCCTGCGGTGGCACCCACCTGCAGTCCCTGGACGGGGTCGCCGCCATCACGGTCGACCTGGACGTCACCGATTCCGAGCTCACGATGGAGACGGAGGTCACGCGGTCCTGA
- a CDS encoding dipeptidase has translation MISPTPRSGTAARVQALLNDHPVLDGHNDVAWALRRQVAYDLDRRDLATSQPLLHTDIPRLRQGGVGAQFFSVYVPGTMPTGDAVVAVLEQIDCVAAILARYPETFAAARTAAEVRQVMASGRIAALMGAEGGHSIAGSLAVLRTLQRLGVGYLTLTHNQNPRKDGVAWADAATDRPEADGLSAFGRDVVREMNRIGMLVDLSHVAPATMADALDTSTAPVIFSHSSCRAVTDHVRDVPDDVLTRLAANDGVLMVTFVPDFVNQAVADHTAAHDRRREELGVAKTTVYTEIVDTEHDPAALKAMQEWEAAHPAPVATLSDVADHLDHAREVAGPAHLGLGGDYDGVESLPTGLEDVSTYPALLGELAERGWSDADLAGLTSGNILRVLQAAEDAADVTATSSGSVRTA, from the coding sequence ATGATCTCCCCCACCCCCCGCTCCGGGACCGCAGCACGCGTCCAGGCCCTCCTGAACGATCACCCGGTGCTGGACGGCCACAACGACGTCGCCTGGGCGCTGCGGCGTCAGGTCGCCTACGACCTCGACCGGAGAGACCTCGCGACGTCACAACCGTTGCTGCACACCGACATCCCGCGACTTCGACAGGGCGGGGTCGGCGCCCAGTTCTTCTCCGTCTACGTCCCCGGCACCATGCCTACCGGCGATGCGGTGGTCGCCGTCCTCGAGCAGATCGATTGCGTGGCAGCTATTCTCGCCCGTTACCCGGAGACGTTCGCGGCGGCGAGGACGGCGGCGGAGGTGCGTCAGGTGATGGCATCCGGTCGGATCGCCGCGCTGATGGGCGCCGAAGGCGGGCACAGCATCGCCGGATCACTCGCCGTCCTGCGGACCCTGCAACGACTCGGGGTCGGCTACCTGACGCTCACCCACAACCAGAATCCACGCAAGGACGGCGTCGCGTGGGCCGACGCCGCCACCGACCGGCCCGAGGCCGACGGGCTGTCCGCTTTCGGACGCGATGTGGTGCGGGAGATGAACCGGATCGGCATGCTGGTCGACCTCTCGCACGTCGCGCCGGCCACCATGGCCGATGCGCTGGACACCTCGACGGCCCCGGTGATCTTCTCGCATTCCTCCTGCCGGGCGGTCACCGATCACGTCCGCGACGTGCCCGACGACGTATTGACCAGGCTCGCCGCCAACGATGGCGTGCTGATGGTGACCTTCGTGCCCGACTTCGTGAACCAGGCCGTGGCCGACCACACCGCGGCGCACGACCGTCGCCGCGAGGAGCTGGGCGTCGCCAAGACCACCGTCTACACCGAAATCGTCGACACCGAGCACGATCCGGCCGCGTTGAAGGCGATGCAGGAATGGGAGGCCGCCCACCCCGCCCCGGTCGCGACCCTGTCCGACGTCGCCGACCACCTCGACCACGCCCGGGAGGTCGCCGGCCCGGCCCACCTGGGCCTCGGCGGCGACTACGACGGCGTCGAATCGCTCCCCACCGGCCTCGAGGACGTCTCGACCTACCCGGCGTTGCTGGGCGAGCTCGCCGAGCGGGGTTGGAGCGACGCCGACCTCGCGGGCCTGACGAGCGGCAACATCCTGCGCGTTCTCCAGGCGGCCGAGGATGCCGCCGACGTGACGGCCACCTCTTCGGGCTCCGTCAGGACCGCGTGA
- a CDS encoding pyridoxal phosphate-dependent aminotransferase, translating to MPLVPALQPFRTTIFAQMSALAVSTGAINLGQGFPDTDGPPAMLEAAQRAIRDGFNQYPPGPGIPALRQAISHGRRRDHGQVFDPEDEVLVTVGATEAVAAAVIALVQTGDEVIMLEPHYDSYPAVVAMSGARHVSVPLRTTDGRFALDLDDLAAAITPATKLILLNTPHNPTGTVLTADELAGIARLAIDHDLVVVADEVYEYLTFDGTQHLPIGTLPGMAERTITVSSSGKTFNATGWKIGWACGPAPLIAAVRAAKQFLTYVGGAPFQPAIAYALEHEMDWVAGMRDSLQHKRDRLCEGLLAAGFTVHRPQGTYFVVTDIRSVADRLDRPADGMAFCLDLPRLAGVVAVPQEVFHDDPADGTPFVRFAFCKKDDIIDAAAAGLARMSA from the coding sequence ATGCCTCTGGTCCCGGCGCTGCAGCCGTTCCGCACCACGATCTTCGCCCAGATGTCGGCGTTGGCCGTCTCCACCGGAGCGATCAATCTCGGGCAGGGTTTTCCGGACACGGACGGGCCGCCGGCCATGCTGGAGGCTGCCCAGCGCGCCATCCGTGACGGGTTCAACCAGTACCCGCCCGGCCCGGGGATCCCGGCACTGCGGCAGGCGATCTCGCACGGGAGGCGTCGCGACCACGGCCAGGTCTTCGATCCCGAAGACGAGGTGCTGGTGACGGTCGGCGCGACCGAAGCCGTCGCCGCTGCGGTGATCGCGCTGGTCCAGACCGGCGACGAGGTGATCATGCTGGAACCGCACTACGACTCCTACCCGGCGGTGGTCGCGATGTCCGGTGCCCGGCACGTGTCGGTACCGCTGCGCACGACGGACGGACGTTTCGCGCTCGATCTGGACGACCTGGCCGCCGCGATCACCCCGGCCACGAAGCTGATCCTGCTCAACACCCCGCACAATCCGACCGGGACGGTGCTGACAGCCGACGAACTGGCCGGCATCGCCCGGCTCGCGATCGATCACGACCTGGTCGTGGTGGCCGACGAGGTCTACGAGTACCTGACGTTCGACGGCACGCAGCACCTCCCGATCGGCACCCTGCCCGGCATGGCCGAGCGCACCATCACCGTGTCCAGCTCCGGGAAGACGTTCAACGCCACCGGTTGGAAGATCGGCTGGGCCTGCGGTCCGGCTCCGTTGATCGCGGCGGTCCGGGCGGCGAAACAGTTCCTCACCTACGTCGGCGGCGCACCGTTCCAGCCGGCCATCGCCTACGCCCTCGAGCACGAGATGGACTGGGTGGCCGGTATGCGGGACAGCCTGCAGCACAAACGGGATCGGCTCTGCGAGGGCCTTCTGGCCGCCGGCTTCACGGTGCACCGGCCGCAGGGCACCTACTTCGTGGTCACCGACATCCGTTCGGTGGCCGACCGTCTGGACCGCCCGGCCGACGGGATGGCGTTCTGCCTCGACCTGCCCCGGCTGGCCGGTGTGGTCGCCGTCCCGCAGGAGGTCTTCCACGACGATCCGGCCGACGGCACACCGTTCGTGCGGTTCGCCTTCTGCAAGAAGGACGACATCATCGATGCTGCGGCGGCCGGGCTTGCGAGAATGAGCGCATGA
- a CDS encoding DUF445 domain-containing protein — MTTQQLLNPADQERRRRLVQMKVIATSMLAVMAIIFVVAFSLQARHPWLGYVRAAAEAGMVGALADWFAVTALFRRPLGLPIPHTAIIPERKDAIGSSLSEFVATNFLSEEVIREKLSRFSIASRLGGFLASPEGAARITDEMATAVRGISTVLKDDQVAGVLEAVARRKIAGTEVGPPLGRIAAEVFARGEHHPLVDFIIDRVYDWIRGNYTLVSRVVSQRAPSWSPKFLDGYLADKIYREVEAFALAVKTDPQHQLRIALDHFLGEFADDLQHDPVTMAKADAIKDRIMDNDQVRLLAAGAWRSIKETLLAAAADPESPLRVSVLEGLTAFGRRLQEDGPTASKVDAWVADAAGYLARHHARSITAVIDETIARWDGEATSRKIELQVGRDLQFIRINGTVVGALAGLVIYTLATALL; from the coding sequence ATGACGACGCAACAACTCCTGAATCCGGCCGATCAGGAGCGGAGGCGGCGTCTGGTGCAGATGAAGGTCATCGCCACCTCGATGCTGGCGGTGATGGCGATCATCTTCGTCGTCGCGTTCTCGCTGCAGGCGCGTCATCCGTGGCTCGGCTACGTCCGCGCCGCCGCCGAGGCCGGCATGGTCGGCGCGCTGGCCGACTGGTTCGCGGTGACGGCCCTGTTCCGCCGGCCCCTCGGCCTGCCGATCCCGCACACCGCGATCATTCCCGAGCGCAAGGATGCGATCGGCTCCTCGCTCTCGGAATTCGTCGCGACCAACTTCCTGTCGGAGGAGGTGATCAGGGAGAAGCTGTCCCGGTTCTCGATCGCTTCGAGGCTCGGCGGGTTCCTCGCCTCCCCGGAGGGTGCCGCCCGCATCACCGACGAAATGGCGACGGCCGTCCGGGGGATCTCCACCGTCCTCAAGGACGACCAGGTCGCCGGTGTGCTCGAGGCCGTCGCGCGGCGGAAGATCGCCGGGACCGAGGTCGGCCCGCCGCTCGGCCGCATCGCCGCGGAGGTGTTCGCGAGGGGTGAGCACCACCCGTTGGTCGATTTCATCATCGACCGGGTCTACGACTGGATCAGGGGCAACTACACGCTGGTATCCAGGGTCGTCTCCCAGCGGGCGCCGTCGTGGTCGCCGAAATTTCTGGACGGGTACCTGGCCGACAAGATCTACCGGGAGGTCGAAGCGTTCGCCCTCGCCGTGAAGACCGACCCCCAGCACCAGCTGCGGATCGCCCTCGACCACTTCCTGGGTGAGTTCGCCGACGATCTCCAGCACGACCCGGTCACGATGGCCAAGGCCGACGCCATCAAGGACCGGATCATGGACAACGATCAGGTCCGGCTGCTGGCGGCGGGCGCGTGGCGCTCGATCAAGGAGACGCTCCTCGCGGCGGCGGCCGACCCGGAATCGCCGCTGCGGGTCTCCGTGCTCGAGGGGCTGACGGCGTTCGGCCGGCGTCTGCAGGAGGACGGCCCGACGGCATCGAAGGTCGACGCCTGGGTGGCCGACGCCGCCGGCTACCTGGCCCGCCACCACGCCAGGAGCATCACCGCCGTGATCGACGAGACCATCGCCCGTTGGGACGGGGAGGCCACCAGCCGCAAGATCGAGCTGCAGGTCGGACGGGACCTGCAGTTCATCCGGATCAACGGCACGGTGGTCGGGGCCCTCGCCGGACTGGTCATCTACACCCTGGCCACCGCTCTGCTCTGA
- a CDS encoding VOC family protein, with protein sequence MTEPSALTPIATFDLTVLDTADPRSLAEFYCAVLGWEIQDASDDWVTIRGAGGPGMAFQLAPGYVPPTWPDEAVPQQVHLDLDVPDLDRGEQQVVALGARPTGLPGGDANFRVFVDPAGHLFCLCKS encoded by the coding sequence ATGACGGAACCGAGTGCTCTGACCCCCATCGCCACCTTCGACCTGACCGTCCTCGACACCGCCGATCCCCGGTCCCTGGCCGAGTTCTACTGCGCGGTGCTCGGCTGGGAGATCCAGGACGCGAGTGACGACTGGGTCACCATCCGGGGCGCCGGCGGCCCGGGAATGGCGTTCCAGCTCGCGCCCGGTTACGTACCGCCGACCTGGCCGGACGAGGCGGTGCCGCAGCAGGTGCATCTGGATCTCGACGTACCCGACCTGGACCGCGGGGAGCAGCAGGTCGTTGCGCTCGGAGCCCGTCCGACCGGCCTCCCGGGGGGCGACGCCAACTTCCGGGTCTTCGTGGATCCGGCGGGGCACCTGTTCTGCCTGTGCAAGTCCTAG
- a CDS encoding uridine kinase: MRFIPLTPARLVEELAAWIRTTVLPSAVRPSLGTAGAPGGTVIGFDGPAEVGATDLADQVGEVLRSSGCPVVRASTTWWWRPSALRLELGRHDLDMLMTGWVDSEALTRELIGPVREGLPHLTRLRDPVSDRSVRQQYSPGRPGAVLLLDGPFLFAAGLQLDAVVGLEVGRGALGRALPPDRAWWAAGFERYRDEYEPLGKWDVVLAYDHPSAPAAAGLVGEGAGRR, encoded by the coding sequence GTGCGATTCATCCCGTTGACCCCCGCCAGACTCGTGGAGGAATTGGCCGCCTGGATCCGGACGACCGTGCTGCCGTCCGCGGTCCGTCCGTCGCTCGGCACGGCCGGTGCCCCCGGGGGCACCGTCATCGGATTCGACGGGCCCGCCGAGGTGGGCGCGACCGATCTGGCCGATCAGGTCGGTGAGGTACTGCGGTCGTCCGGCTGCCCGGTGGTGAGGGCGTCCACCACCTGGTGGTGGCGGCCGTCGGCGCTCCGGCTGGAACTGGGCCGTCATGATCTGGACATGCTGATGACGGGGTGGGTGGACTCCGAGGCCCTGACCCGCGAGCTGATCGGGCCCGTCCGGGAGGGCCTGCCCCACCTGACGAGGCTGCGTGACCCGGTCAGCGACCGATCGGTGCGGCAGCAGTACTCCCCGGGGCGGCCGGGCGCCGTCCTGCTGCTGGACGGGCCCTTCTTGTTTGCGGCCGGGTTGCAGCTGGACGCCGTGGTGGGTCTGGAGGTGGGCCGGGGCGCGCTGGGACGGGCGTTGCCACCGGATCGGGCCTGGTGGGCAGCCGGTTTCGAGCGCTACCGCGACGAGTACGAGCCGCTCGGGAAGTGGGACGTCGTCCTCGCCTACGACCACCCGTCGGCACCGGCCGCCGCCGGCCTGGTCGGGGAGGGGGCCGGTCGACGATGA
- a CDS encoding isopenicillin N synthase family oxygenase, which yields MTTDLFGTSRPTTFQVPVVDIGPYVGPGTSQQRAETAAAVDHACRTVGFIQIVGHGVAQSTIDGLTAAMDDFFCLPLDVKKESVIAGVNRGYSAPRTEQLSLSLGVGSATRMNDFFEAFNIGQGVDAYPDLDLPPEHYADNVWPVGVPGFAEGALTWFAEAGRVARTLTVIFADALGLPAGYFGEFTDHSLDVLRMNNYALPPGEIELVGDLTGMGEHTDFGIVTVLWADRVAGLQVLAEDGSWHDVLPEPGALLVNLGDLTARWTNEVWRSTLHRVKPPVVDGRIERRRSAAYFHDGNVDAVIATLPGVVGPGDVELYPPVTVAEHISSKLNGSRNLVSNDRATREAQRVLDSAV from the coding sequence ATGACGACAGACCTGTTCGGCACGTCCAGGCCGACCACGTTCCAGGTGCCCGTGGTGGACATCGGTCCCTACGTCGGGCCGGGGACGTCGCAGCAGCGGGCGGAGACTGCGGCTGCCGTCGATCACGCCTGTCGGACGGTGGGTTTCATCCAGATCGTGGGGCATGGCGTAGCGCAGTCGACGATCGACGGGCTCACCGCGGCGATGGACGATTTCTTCTGTCTGCCATTGGATGTCAAGAAGGAGTCGGTGATCGCCGGGGTCAACCGCGGCTACAGCGCGCCAAGGACCGAGCAGCTCTCGCTGAGCCTCGGGGTGGGATCGGCGACCAGGATGAACGACTTCTTCGAGGCGTTCAACATCGGCCAGGGCGTGGACGCCTATCCCGACCTCGACCTCCCACCCGAGCACTACGCCGACAACGTCTGGCCTGTCGGGGTTCCCGGCTTCGCCGAAGGCGCACTGACCTGGTTCGCCGAGGCCGGACGGGTCGCCAGGACACTGACGGTGATCTTCGCGGATGCGCTCGGACTACCGGCCGGCTACTTCGGCGAATTCACCGATCATTCGCTGGATGTGTTGAGGATGAACAACTACGCGCTTCCGCCGGGCGAGATCGAACTGGTCGGTGACCTCACCGGAATGGGCGAGCACACCGACTTCGGCATCGTCACCGTCCTCTGGGCGGACCGGGTGGCCGGCCTCCAAGTGCTCGCTGAGGACGGTTCCTGGCACGACGTGCTGCCCGAACCCGGTGCGCTGCTGGTCAATCTGGGCGATCTGACGGCGCGCTGGACCAACGAGGTGTGGCGTTCCACGCTGCACCGGGTCAAGCCCCCGGTCGTCGACGGTCGGATCGAGCGCCGCAGATCGGCCGCCTACTTCCACGACGGAAACGTGGACGCCGTCATCGCCACCCTGCCCGGCGTGGTCGGCCCCGGGGATGTCGAGCTCTATCCGCCGGTCACGGTCGCCGAGCACATCTCGTCCAAGTTGAACGGCTCGCGCAATCTGGTCTCGAACGACCGCGCCACCCGCGAGGCGCAGCGGGTTCTCGATTCTGCGGTGTGA
- a CDS encoding helix-turn-helix domain-containing protein has product MDLFPVLSPVKDLGTFIRDQRTSAQISLRGLAAKAGVSNPYLSQVERGLRRPSADILAQIAHGLSISVESLLARAGILEAAEAPEVVLAIRADAVLTERQKSSLVDIYSAFRKESEASVAQVVPVGGDMPSGRTAAERAGPPGQIKSSR; this is encoded by the coding sequence ATGGATCTGTTCCCCGTGCTCTCTCCCGTCAAGGATCTGGGCACCTTCATCCGCGATCAGCGCACCAGTGCGCAGATCTCGCTGCGCGGTCTGGCCGCCAAGGCCGGGGTGTCCAATCCGTATCTGTCGCAGGTCGAGCGCGGGCTCCGGCGCCCCAGTGCTGACATCCTGGCGCAGATCGCCCACGGCCTGTCGATCTCCGTCGAATCGTTGCTGGCCAGGGCCGGGATCCTGGAAGCCGCCGAAGCGCCGGAGGTGGTACTGGCCATCCGCGCCGATGCGGTGCTGACCGAACGGCAGAAATCCTCGTTGGTCGACATCTACTCCGCCTTTCGCAAAGAATCCGAAGCGTCGGTGGCGCAGGTGGTTCCGGTCGGAGGGGACATGCCGTCGGGCCGGACGGCAGCCGAGAGGGCCGGCCCTCCAGGACAGATCAAGTCGTCCCGGTAG
- a CDS encoding DUF2516 family protein, translating to MDIVNPIINSIDWILQIAGALLGVFAVSDAATRRPDAFAAADKQTKGTWSGITAACAVVSVLGVLVQGPFAVFGLLWLAALIGDLVYVLDVRPKLREVQRGSRW from the coding sequence ATGGACATCGTCAATCCGATCATCAACTCCATCGATTGGATTCTGCAGATCGCCGGGGCGCTGCTCGGAGTCTTCGCGGTGTCCGACGCCGCCACCCGGCGGCCGGACGCGTTCGCCGCCGCCGACAAGCAGACCAAGGGCACCTGGAGCGGCATCACCGCGGCGTGCGCCGTGGTCTCGGTGCTCGGTGTGCTGGTCCAGGGGCCGTTCGCGGTCTTCGGTCTGCTCTGGCTCGCCGCGCTGATCGGCGACCTGGTCTACGTGCTCGACGTGCGACCGAAGCTGCGCGAGGTGCAGCGCGGATCCCGCTGGTAG
- a CDS encoding inorganic diphosphatase — protein sequence MEFDVTIEIPKGSRNKYEVDHHSGRIRLDRTLFTATQYPADYGFIDDTLGQDGDPLDALVLLSEPTFPGCLILARAIGMFRMTDEKGPDDKVLCVSANDPRQANLQDIGDMSIFERLEIQHFFEVYKDLEPGKSVEGANWVGRGDAETEIRISFGREKKRLAAEAEALANGETPPVH from the coding sequence GTGGAATTCGACGTCACCATCGAGATCCCCAAGGGCAGCCGGAACAAGTACGAGGTCGACCACCACAGCGGTCGCATCCGTCTCGACCGCACCCTCTTCACAGCGACCCAGTACCCCGCAGACTATGGGTTCATCGACGACACCCTGGGGCAGGACGGTGATCCCCTGGATGCTCTGGTGCTCCTGTCCGAACCGACCTTCCCCGGTTGCCTGATCCTGGCCAGGGCCATCGGCATGTTCCGGATGACGGACGAGAAGGGCCCCGACGACAAGGTTCTGTGCGTGTCGGCGAACGACCCGCGCCAGGCGAACCTGCAGGACATCGGCGACATGTCGATCTTCGAACGCCTGGAGATCCAGCACTTCTTCGAGGTCTACAAGGATCTCGAGCCGGGCAAGAGCGTCGAGGGTGCCAACTGGGTCGGCCGCGGCGACGCCGAGACCGAGATCCGCATCTCCTTCGGACGCGAGAAGAAGCGCCTGGCCGCCGAGGCCGAGGCGCTGGCGAACGGTGAGACCCCACCGGTCCACTGA
- the dacB gene encoding D-alanyl-D-alanine carboxypeptidase/D-alanyl-D-alanine-endopeptidase, whose translation MSGTRSSGRKAMIIVVSLLLVAAAATVAVLFWPKTANSTTTTPGVSSVVAPPTISAVDPPVTVAAARIKPLAVDAGKVPTAAGVTKILGPALANRALAQFTGIVIDAATGKVLWSKSPNTVSQPASTMKLLTGAALLSKVDPASRFTTRIVQGADGTIYFVGGGDVTLSARSANVNTVYSGAPTVADLAAQVVASGAKVTRIVTDTSYWTGDDLAQGWDAGDVAGGFITKMQALMVDGDRKDPSDENSSRTGTPAMTAGKALARALGNPNLSVTTDGTAPKGAKVLASVRSQPMSVLLAQALLNSDNVLAEALARQVSITLGGAPSFTGAAQAVTIALQDLKFDTVGLTMVDGSGLSIIDRAPVALMAGVMDAAVSGRIPALRGLITGLPVAGVSGTLSKAQNRFTSAAAKPGIGWVRAKTGKVQVTYAMVGYVPDVDGRLLVFGLNSNGVSNPGLNAQDVFAAALRGCGCS comes from the coding sequence GTGTCAGGGACGCGTTCGTCGGGCCGCAAGGCAATGATCATCGTGGTGTCGCTCCTGCTGGTGGCTGCGGCCGCGACGGTCGCCGTGCTGTTCTGGCCGAAGACCGCCAATTCGACGACGACGACCCCGGGGGTCAGCTCGGTCGTCGCCCCGCCGACCATCTCCGCAGTCGACCCGCCGGTGACCGTGGCCGCGGCGAGGATCAAGCCGTTGGCGGTCGATGCGGGCAAGGTCCCGACCGCGGCCGGTGTCACGAAGATCCTCGGGCCGGCGCTGGCCAACCGGGCGCTGGCCCAGTTCACGGGCATCGTGATCGACGCGGCCACCGGAAAGGTGCTGTGGAGCAAGAGCCCGAACACCGTGAGCCAGCCGGCGTCGACGATGAAGTTGCTGACCGGTGCCGCGCTGCTGTCCAAGGTCGACCCGGCCAGCCGGTTCACCACCAGGATCGTCCAGGGAGCCGACGGCACCATCTACTTCGTCGGCGGCGGGGACGTGACGCTGTCCGCCAGGTCGGCCAACGTGAACACGGTCTATTCCGGAGCCCCGACGGTCGCTGACCTGGCCGCGCAGGTGGTGGCCTCCGGCGCCAAGGTGACCAGGATCGTCACCGACACCAGCTACTGGACCGGCGACGACCTGGCGCAGGGCTGGGATGCCGGTGACGTCGCGGGCGGGTTCATCACCAAGATGCAGGCCCTGATGGTCGACGGCGACCGGAAGGATCCCTCGGACGAGAACTCCTCGCGCACCGGCACCCCGGCGATGACCGCAGGGAAGGCGCTGGCCAGGGCGCTGGGCAACCCGAATCTGAGCGTGACCACCGATGGCACCGCACCCAAGGGCGCGAAGGTGCTGGCCAGCGTCCGGTCCCAGCCCATGTCCGTGCTGCTGGCCCAGGCCCTGCTCAACTCCGACAACGTGCTGGCCGAGGCGCTCGCCCGCCAGGTCTCCATCACGCTCGGCGGCGCACCGAGTTTCACGGGCGCCGCTCAGGCCGTCACGATCGCGCTGCAGGATCTGAAGTTCGACACGGTCGGCCTGACGATGGTCGACGGGTCGGGTCTGTCGATCATCGACCGAGCGCCGGTCGCCCTGATGGCCGGCGTGATGGACGCTGCCGTCAGCGGACGGATCCCGGCGCTGCGCGGCCTGATCACGGGTCTTCCGGTGGCGGGCGTTTCGGGCACGCTGTCCAAGGCCCAGAACCGGTTCACGTCCGCCGCGGCCAAGCCGGGTATCGGTTGGGTGCGGGCGAAGACCGGAAAGGTCCAGGTCACCTACGCGATGGTCGGCTACGTCCCGGATGTCGACGGACGACTCCTGGTGTTCGGGCTCAACTCCAACGGGGTGTCCAACCCCGGGCTGAACGCGCAGGACGTCTTTGCGGCCGCGTTGCGCGGGTGCGGCTGCAGCTGA